The genomic stretch AGCCCTTgctatttgagcccaatgggtacccctaagtatttttcaaaatttcccatcaattaatgAGTACAATTGGGATTtatcccattttaaacccaatatcaaattcCAGTACCCATTCCGCCCAAAGTCCCTGTGGGCATGGGTAatccattgggacttgggacaaattgccacctctactaTTTAGACCTTACCTATCGTTTAAGATTGCCTTTTGATTGATTGAGGTATTTGGCAAAAGATTTAAAATCCTCTCAAAATTTTTTAGTTGTTTACATTATGTAAGagatatttgaatttgtaaactatcaattattttagtattaaaatatttttttaaaagctGATGTATAATATCTCTTAATTAAGTAATTTAAATAATTAGAGCAATTTAGATAAATTTCAAATTCTTCGTCAAATTTCTTAACCCAAACAAAGGGTTCATTTCAATTGACTTCTGTAGTAGAAGaaccaaattttcttttcctctcaacaCCGCTAGCAACAGGACTTCATGGGACTTTCCACTTAGACAATGCCAAGTGAAGCTTCAGCGGTTGTTAAGCAATTGTTGGAAGGATATCCTGCAGCCAAAGATTTTCTTGATCAGTGGGACACAATTTTGTTACATCCTAATAATATGATTATATCCTATTCATATATTCACACTCACACAAGTGTGAATGCTTGAAATTTTAAGTTTTGAAACAGTCAAAATGAAATTGAGAGATTGGTTTATATTATAACACTattaagtgtttttttttttttttttgcttggttTTCCAACTCCACGGTTGGCCATATGCCTCCAAAATTTTACGTACTATTTCACATAAAAATTTTTACTTGAACTAAGAAAATTATGCATAAACAAACCCAAATACATGCGCATTATTTACAACATTATCTCTATTCCTTGTATAGAATATTCAAACTATGCCTGCCCATTACGTTAAATCAAATCTTCCAAAGTTAATCACAACCAATTTTATAATcaataaccaagagaaaagaaaattaacaacAAATACTCTACATGTGTTTTCTAAATATCAAGCGGTCTAATATGGAACGGTCTTTACACTCTCAAGAAAAGTTGCTGGTATGTCACaatgttgaaattttttaaCAGAAACTTGCAGAATAGATCCGTCGGTTAGACTGGTACAAGTTTGTGTACAAATATATATTCTTTCATTTATATTTCTGAATGTCACAGCTCACAAGCCACAGACTGCGGAAATATCCTAATTAAGTTTGAGTTAAAGAGACAAACTTATATCAACATTAGGAATCAAAATACGAACACATGGGTTGgaaaaaggtaaagaaaaaattaatcccACATAAACACCTAACAGGAATTGGCTCGCATGGGGAAATTGATGAAGAATGTTAGATATGTCGTAGCTTCTTTGCCGTTTGAGATGACGGAATTAGGGGCAATACCgaccaaggaaaaaaaaatcgatCCGCTAAAAGATTTATGACTAGAGAAGGTGAAAGATGAAAGAAGATGAAGAAACATTAAACTCCATATTATTAGttgatttaatatatatataattgatttttctgtttggttggttttgccccgaatttaatatatatataattgattTAATGCTCAAAGTTGAAGAAGTCCTTAAactgaacattttttttttttgggttcaagGGCTTATATACAGCAATTTATAGTTAAGGGATTAAAACCTATAAAATGAATAGTTTTGGGACTTGCCGAAAAAGTTTCCTCTATGTTGTGTGAGTCTCCCTTGGCGCTTATATTCCGCAAATAATTTCCTGCTCCAAATTGGAGCAGTCCCACGCAGGTGGTCAATTGAGTGTACATTAATTGGCGCTGGACTGGACTGCAGGTATATATCTCCCGCTAAAGTCTAGACTACTGTCTTGATCATCCCCAAGTTCCGGGAACTAGAGGAGTCAAGTGGACTCGACTCGGAGGAAGggaaatttattcaaaaaagaaaaaaaattcagcgGAAAAGGTTTTATAAGGCTAATTTTGGATAACTAGAGAGATACAGGATGCCAAGATCTATTGTATATATGGTCATTAGAGCATGTAAAAGATTTACACGGCACCACATATGTTTCCACAAGAAGGTTATAAACAGGAcacaaatttaaattaaaaaatcGAGACAATGCTACATAATTCTAACATAATAAATATGTATTCAATAAAGTTTCAACTCAAATTGACTTTGATAAAAACTTATTTAAATTTGACACGATAAATAACAAGCTTGAGTACTATAGTATCAAGGTTGATTAAGGTCATTTACACAGCTAATCCCAATTCCCAACTAATTTAATCTTAAACAAATAACAATTTAAGAACTTTATACTATACTTACTCCTAACTTTTCCTTGACTAGGTAATATCACTATTTATATGTGGTTGTGCTCCATATTTCGTTGTTCAAATTCTAGTAATTGAATGTTGGTTGAAAATTCAAGGAGAATTGAATCATAGCTCTTGCTAATCATAGCTCTTTCAGCCCTCAAATTGCTGACTTTTTTTCGGAATTATTTAGTTGGTCAAATACCATTGAGTTTATGCAAGTTTTCTCATCTTCAATCGCTAGACTTGTCATCCAACGGGTTTAGCGGGCACATACCTAAAGAAATTGGAAATCTGGAGAAGCTTACGTATTTATCCCTCATGAATAACAACTTCACAGGTAATGCTTTTGCTTTGCCTTTTTGCATGCGAACGAGGCCAAACTGCGATTAATGGCTATTTTTCCCTGTTTGGCACTGGGATTAAACACTATTTACTGTTTTACCAGCATGGCTTggatggctttttttttttttaattactatTGCAACACCTCTGCTTGTTTATTCCAGAAAATTAAAAGCATAATTACCAACACAAATTTCTGCTTGCTAGTTACATCTCGACCAAGTAAGACAGTCGTTCTCAATATATCTCTGAAATGAATATGATTAGTGCTGTCTTTACATAAAATTGTCAGGTGTAATTCCCCGAGAGATTGGCAAACTGCATGGTTTGAAGGTTCTCGTGTTGGGACGTAACAACTTGACAGGTAATCAGGTCTATGAATAGCTTCACCACTACCTATTGTCTATTTACAATCATGCAACTAGCAAATATTTGGATTAAGTTCTGGGTGAAATGAATGTCTGTCAAATTatcaaattgaatttgaaatcaaataCGAATTAGATACATACCTAATTTGCTCGCCACTATACTATGGAAAAcatccaccaaaaaaaaaaaaaaaaacttagaagTTCCAGAAGAGCCATATATTCCTTGGACGTGTCTACTTAGAACGTTTGTTACAACATTTACTTACTTTAGATAAACATAAATCCAGTGAGTTATCATTTTTTCCCCCTAGTTTGCCGCCATGTAAAAGTATGGACCATCATTTTTTTAACCCCTTTCTGTGCTGCATTGGAACGATTGTTATGTGGAGAAACCTTTTATATTATTCACTCGACcatttttttagtatttgtgATGTAATTTATGTAAGAATTGAAATGATAACggctaaaaaaaagaaagaaaaaaaataaaaaacggTGCTTAGAGAATAATGTAGAGGAATCTTTCGAGGCCGATTTTGCCTCAAAGGGAACTTAGGCTTTTAGCTGccaaaattctttaaaaaacAATAAAGCACCCTATGTAGTGTGTATACATTTCACACATACACTGCTAGCCGACTTCTGTGATTGGCAGGTACGATTCCACAAAACCTGCAGGGGCTCAATCTGGAATGGAATCAAATCGCGGGAAGCATTCCAAAAGAAATCGGGAATTTGACGATACTTACTGAGCTCTACTTCGCCAACAACTCCTTGACAGGTAAATACATCTTTTTTGTTGAAGTAAATCGAAATCGCTTCTGTAGTTGTCGCAGCCTTTGCAATTGTCTTCAGAAGATATTGGAAGAAGTATCAGGATTCTAAAGGAACAAACATGGTATTAGTGCCAACGCAAGAAAGAGTTTCGTACTATGAACTTCTTCGAGCAACTGATGGGTACAGTGAAAGCAATTTGCTTGGCATTGGGAGTTTTGGATCTGTTTACAAGGGGATTCTCAATGACGGAAGGTCTATTGGTGTAAAGGTTTTCAATTTGGAATTGGAAGGAGTACTCAAGAGCTTTGATGTAGAGTGCAAAGTCCTGAAGAACCTTCGCCATCGAAATCTTGTGAAGGTCATCAGCGGTTGTTGGAACCAGGATTTTAGGGCCTTGGTGCTTGAATACATGTGCAATGGAAGCCTTGAGAAATGGCTGTATTCTGACAACTATTTCTTAGATACTCTACAGAGATTGAATATAATGATAGATGTGGCAAGTGCAGTGCAATATCTCCACGAAGAATATTCGACGCCTGTGATTCACTGTGATTTGAAGCCCAGTAATGTCTTACTTGATGAGGATATGGTTGCCCACGTCAGCGACTTTGGTATTGCAAAAATGCTGGAAAAGGAGGAAAGCTTTGCATGGACCAAGACCTTGGCTACAATTGGCTACATTGCTCCAGGTAATGATTCTTCAATCTTAATCCTAAAGTTTGTGCATAGCATTTAGTTTCTTCTTGCCTTCTTTTATGTGATACTTGTCCAATTTGAATGTTGGTTGTAGAGTATGGATCTGCGGGATTGATATCAGCAAAATGCGATGTTTATAGCTATGGAATCATGCTGATGGAAGTGTTTTCTAGAAGAAAGCCTAATGATGAATTGTTTGCTGGAAATTTGAACTTGAAGAGTTGGATAAATGATTCTCTACCTAATTCGATTCTTCAAGTCATTGATGCTAAGGTGTTGAAGCGTGAGGATGAAAATTTCACCGAGAAGTTGGAGGGTTTATCATCAATCATGGAATTGGCCTTAAAATGTGTTTGTGAATCTCCAAGTGAGAGAATTAGTATGAAAGTTACGCTGGAGACACTGAagaagataaaactcaaattttTGCGGGTCAATTAATAGTTCGGATTCAATATTTAGCATCTATAATCATCCGAAATATTACGAAATACATGCCAATCTGTTCactttaaataaaccaaaagcACGTGTGATCTTTGTTAATTCTTCATTGCATCTGTTGAACGTTTATTGTATTTTCTGCTATTAGTGCAGATCTTATGAGTTGAAATGAAATTGTTGTGTTGTATGACTGCAAGTCAACATGTATTattaaattttggaaattctgAATGTGGAGTGATCGGAATCCTCTATGTTCAAAATCAACCTTCTGAATGTGTAACGCTGTAGTTTTCTTAAACGTTAGGGAATCATAAAGCTTCTGGCTTAGATTATTAAACAATTCCCAGAAAAGTCTATTTCCTATTCATCCAACAAGTTTGGAAGCTGTAGCATAGTCTCCAAAATTTCTCATATCTTGAATCAATGCATATGTACTCCATAAATTTTATTCCGTTTCACAACTGGAAGGGAAAGGGCAGGAATTCAGGAAACCCCTCATGTTCAAAAACAACGTCCTGAACGTCATAACGCTGTAGTTGTTTTTACTGACGATATCTGCTTCAATTCTTTGCCAGTTTCTTAGACGCAGGAACCATAAAGATCAGTGAAAACCACATCCCTTGCTTCTGGCTTAGATTATATATAAAACAGCTCCCAGAAAATAACTATTTCTAATTCATCCAACCCAGAATTTCTCATATCTTGAATCACTGCATAGATTTTATTCAATTCTGGTTCACAACTGGCTGACCGAAGCTCGTTTCAGTCAAATGAATgtatggagagagagagagagagagagagagagagagagggagggagggagggagtgAAATTCTGCTACCACCATTCTTGAAATTCTTTGTGTGCCCTACTATATTCAGCATTGAGCAACAAAAAGTGCAGTTTATGGCTTAACTGTATTCTtagcccccaaaaaaaaaaaaaaattagaaacaaaAAGTGCTACACAAAAATCACCTGAAATTGTAACATTTCTCCAAATAATCTCTGAGTGTAACTCTGtacaatttttcctaatcaatTATTGATAAATgcttcaaaaattaatttaggAGCCATGAAAGATTATCAATTGATTTACATTTGATGACATTTCAGCTGAAATATATAAGGAATCATAGAGACATATATAgggaaaaatttaaaatatctGATTCCTTTGGTAGATCGTATGTTGACTGGAGGCATCCCAGCAGCATTCAAAGATCTACAAAACATGCAAACTTTGGATATGGAAGATAATAATCTAAATGGCACTTTAGAAAACCTTTGCAATTTGCAGAGGTTGGCTTATGTATACCTGACCACAAACCAGTTTTCTGGGTCTTTACCAGAATGCTTCGGTAATATGACTTCTCTTCGGGATCTTACACTAGGAAACAACTTTTTAGTCTCTGCCATACCTaatagtttttggaaactcaaAGATCTCTTGCAGTTGAACTTATCCTCAAACTCCCTAAATGGTTCCTTGCCCCTTGAAGTTGGAACTCTGAAAGCTGTAACATCTATAGACGTATCAGCGAATCAATTCTCTGGTGACATTCCCAGCACAACAGGTGATTTGCAAAACCTGTTGATTTTAAATTTATCCCAAAACCAATTTCATGGATCTATCCCAGAGTCATTTGGCAATATGCTCAGCTTGCAAGGACTTTACTTATCGCACAACAATCTTTCTGGCTTCATACCAAAGTCAATGGAGGCACTTCGGGACCTCCAAGAGCTTGACGTTTCTTATAACCATTTAAGTGGTGAAATTCCTTCTGGTGGTCACTTTAGGAACTTTACCACTGAATCTTTTCTCTTCAATGATGCATTGTGCGGAGATTTCAGGTTTCATGTGCCGCCTTGCCCAAGAACGAATTCAATTCACAGGTCGAGAACAAAAAAGGTGCTTCTATTTGTATTTGTTCCTCTGGGAATCGCTTCTGTAGTTGTCGCAGCCTTTGCAATTGTCTTCAGAAGATATTGGAAGAAGTATCAGGATTCTAAAGGAACAAACATGGTATTGGTGCCAACGCAAGAAAGAGTTTCGTACTATGAACTTCTTCGAGCAACTGATGGGTACAGTGAAAGCAATGTGCTTGGCATTGGGAGTTTTGGATCTGTTTACAAGGGGATTCTCAATGATGGAAGGTCTATTGCTGTAAAGGTTTTCAATTTGGAACTGGAAGGAGTGCTCAAGAGCTTTGATGTAGAGTGTGAAGTCCTGAAGAACCTTCGCCATCGAAATCTTTTGAAGGTCATCAGCGGTTGTTGGAACCAGGATTTTAGGGCCTTGGTGCTTGAATACATGTGCAATGGAAGCCTTGAGAAGTGGCTGTATTCTGACAACTATTTCTTGGATACTCTACAGAGATTGAATATAATGATAGATGTGGCAATTGCAGTGCAATATCTCCATGAAGAATATTCGACGCCTGTGATTCACTGTGATTTGAAGCCCAGTAATGTCTTACTTGATGAAGATATGGTTGCCCACGTCAGCGACTTTGGTGTCGCAAAAATGCTGGAAAAGGAGGAAAGCTTTGCATGGACCAAGACCTTAGCTACAATTGGCTACATTGCTCCAGGTAATGATTCTTCAATCTTAATCCTAAATGTTTGTACAACATTTAGTTTCTTTTTGCCTTCTTTTATGTGATACATGTTCAATTTCAATGTTGGTTGTAGAGTATGGATCTGAGGGTTTGATATCAGCAAAATGCGATGTTTATAGCTATGGAATCATGCTGATGGAAGTTTTTTCAAGAAGAAAGCCTAACGATGAAATGTTTGTGGGAAATTTGAACTTGAAGAGTTGGATAAATGATTCTCTGCCTAATTCGATTCTTCAGGTTATTGATGCTAAGTTGTTGAAGCATGAGGATGAAAATTTCACTGAGAAGTTGGAGAGTTTATCATCAATCATGGAATTGGCCTTAAAATGTGTTCGTGAATCTCCAAGCGAGAGAATTAGTATGGAAGTTACGCTGGAGACACTGAagaagataaaactcaaattcTTGCGGGTCAATTAATAGTTCGGATCGAATATGTATCATCTTTTATAATCATCCGAAATATTACGAAATACATGCCAATCTGTTCactttaaataaaccaaaagcACATGTAATCTTTGTTAATTCCTCCTTGCATCTGTTGAacgtttgttgtattttctgcCATTAGTGCAGATCTTATGAGTTGAAATGAAATTGTTGTGTTGTATGACTGCAAGTCAACATGTATTATTAACTCGTGGAATTTTTGAATGTGGTTTTCAAAATTAACCCTTGAATGTGAATGTGTAGTTTTCACTAATGATATCTGATTCAATTATTTGTCAATTTCTTAAACGTTAGGGAATCATAAAGCTCAGTGATAGCATATCCCTTGCTTCTGGCTTAGATTATAAAACAATTCCCAGAAAAGTCTATTTCCAATTCATCCAACAATTTTGGAAGCTGTAGCAtagtttccaaaatttctcatATCTTGAATCAATGCATATGTATTCCATAAATTTTATTCCGTTTCACAACTGGCTGATGGAAGGTCATTTCCATTTGAATGAAGATGTGGTCAggcgagagagagagattctGCCATCACCATTCTTGAAATTCTTTGTGTGCATTACTGTATAATGAGGACTAATTTCATGATTCAGCATTGATCAACTGTATAATACTGGAAAAACTTATGTGCAGTCTATGACTTGATTGTatgcaaagaaacaaaaagtgTTTAGCAAATATTCTTCACGAAATTCTTGGCATTTTAGTGAACTTTTCCTCGGAAAACTTCAGTTGGTGGAAATGTTTCTTATCCATGATTTGGAACGTATAAATACAGAAGGACACGTTGAAATGGAAGCTTAGACAGCAAAATTGCCTTCATAATCTAAAACtacaaaatcaattaaaacgTACAATATCATTATCCTACAAAATAAATTCGAAACTTCCACATTGTTTAGTTCAGGATAATTTACTATGAACCCACGTTCTGTGATTTCACATAATTTACTATCCATATAAATACTTGGGCATGGTGTTGTCAATCACTGGCCTTAAAGTTTGCTGTGTGCAAAAACAAAGAGAATCTGGGAACGAAGAGAAAGCATGCTATTCCTCTTTTAAGGGTACATGGGTCCATAACACAGAAACCTCATATGAGTGGGAGATCTTGATTGAAGTTTTAACATTTCTCCATATAATCCTCAGAGTGTTACTCTATTATTGATAAATGCTTCAAAATTAATTTAGCAGCCACAAAAAATTATCCATTGATTTACATTTGATGACATTTCAACTGACATCAACCTGCAATCATGATTATCGAAGATAATACGAAATACAGGTCTGCAATGTCATTCCTCTCTCTAGTGGAGGCATTTCTCTCTCTAAAGAGAGCTTTCTCTCCCTGTGGTGGGAGCTTCAGACAAGCTTCAAAAAGCTAAATCTGGAAGGTTTCACTTTCAACGCATTCAAGGAACTCTGCTATTAGTGCACTTATTTCTGCCACTACCTGTCTTTCTGGACATCTTTCATCAGCTTAGGAATTTAAAGGCTGTCGGATCTACAACAATATTCTGCTGACCAGCACCAACAACCCTTATATCTGGCTCGGGTGCGGTAACAACTGGCGGACAAAATCCACTGTCAGAGATAAAAACAAAACCTCGAGTCACTAAGAATTTGTACGTATCGAAACAGAGGAAGGAGCAGGAGAAGCTGAAGCGCTAGGAGGAAGatgcaaaaataacaaaataaaaataaaaaaaaggaagaaaaaaaaactctcaaGTCTCTTTAACCGCAGATCTGCTTTACTGCATCCAGACCCCTTGGAAACCAGTACGAGCAGGGACCATGGTTCGAAGACTCGGCCGAGAccgagacgactcggccgagtcgtcaccgtctcgGCCTAGTCCGAGACGAGACCGCGACGAATCGAGACCGAGATACTCATCTCGCCGAGAAATCGGCCGAGACGTCACCGCGACGgattgactcggccgagtcacacCGAGTCACTCCGAGTTATCCCGAGTCAAGACGAGAAATCGGCCGAATTACACCGCGACGGATTGATTCGGCCATTTCTTTggctattttttattatttttgtttagcatactttttttatattattaacaatttttagaatattaaattctttaaaatttgcgtctcaccgagaccgtgaccgatatgccgagaccgatgtggaacgttcCAAGCCGCGACCGCGACCGCGtccgcgactttgaaccatggcaGGGACAGGTAATTTCATATCCATATTCTGCTTTCCCAAGCTATCATCTTTTAGTTTGTCTTagctcttcttttcctttttagcttTGTTCTGGTAGTATATAGTAGATCTGCCCCTTTTGGTTTACATCTGGGTTAACTTTCTTACCCGAAGGGAAGTGTGTGGAATACCATTTGATTTATCTTCCCCATGGCGGAGGAACTGGCTGAGATTTTGCAAAACTTTGATCTCTCAAGTGCAGAGCTCCAAACCACTACCCTAGGACATGAGGAAATAGGTGAGGGGGGGGTTCAAGAGTGTAGAAGGAGCTTGATTGGGAAGGTCGTGGGAGAGAAAGTATCGAACTATACTGGAATCAAGAACTTTGTGATAGCTGCGTGGAGCTTCCCAAGAGAACTACAAGTGGTGTAGCTAGGACCCAATCTGTTCCAATTCATCTTACCTTCAGCAAATGATAGACACAGGATTCTGACTGGTGGACCGTGGATAGTGGACAACCAAGTGCTGGTGCTAAGCGAGTGGTATGAAGGGATTGAGGAGGATGCTGAGGCGTTCAGGTCAGTTCCCTTATGGGTACAGGTATGGAATTTGCCAGTCCATTGGATGTCAAAGGAAGCTGGGAGAAGGCTTGGTTCAAACTTTCAGTCGGTAAGAGAGGTAATTGTCCCTCAAACTGGTGGGAAAGAAGGAAGACACCTGAAACTTTTGGTGGTGGCAGACATCTCACAGCCACTACTACGAGGTACCATTGTCAAGGTGGGTGAACAAACTAAATGGGCTAGTTTCAAATATGAGAGGTGCTCGGATTTTTGTTATAAGTGTGGTATCATTGGACACAGTAAGAGAAATTGTCAGAGGCAAGATGACAAGGGGGTGGGGAAAAAGGATAACCAATATGGCCCTTGGCTAAGGGCAGGCAATGTGAGGGGTTCCCAGCACAAGCAACAAGTTGGTACGGTGTACAACCCCCAAAAACATCACTGGAGACTTCAAGATGGGGAGTGGAGGGAGCAAAGGCAATCAGAGGGCCCGGAAAAAGCCTTGGAAACTCAACTTGACAATGAAAGTGGTCCAGCTAGGAGGCTTGTGGCTGATACGGGGTTGGTGACAAGTAGTGGCAGGGGCCAGGATGGCCAGGGGAGTGGTTCGATAGGAGATGTAAGAGTACACTTAGAGAAGCTTAATGAATCTGGTAGCAAAGTGGGTTCGGAGTTAACGGAAATTCTACACATAGGACAATCAAAGGGGGGTAATCTCGAACCCAAATTGCCGAGCTCAGATGAGGGGATATCTCAACCAGAAGAACAGCTCTCAGTCAAACCAGCCACTGAAGGTCCAATGATGGAGGATGAACAAGTTAACTTGATAATCCAAATCCCATGGGATGAAGGACAGAAGGATGCAACACCAGGTGCTGCAACTACGAATATAACTGTTGAGGGTGGACCGAAGATCAAAGAAGCTTTAGTTAAACAGTCCAGACGAATCCAGAGAACCCTAAGATCCCCAAGGACACCTAAGCAACCAGAGGAAACAGTGAACATCAACACAGTTAGGGAAAGGAAAGCTGGGAAAAGGAAAGGGTTCAAGGGGGAACTTGATATGGATATTGATGAGGACATCATATAGGAGGGTAAGAGGA from Coffea eugenioides isolate CCC68of chromosome 8, Ceug_1.0, whole genome shotgun sequence encodes the following:
- the LOC113780785 gene encoding probable LRR receptor-like serine/threonine-protein kinase At3g47570 yields the protein MVLSISGLKDCCVQKQRESGNEEEACYSSFKDLSSNGFSGHIPKEIGNLEKLTYLSLMNNNFTGVIPREIGKLHGLKVLVLGRNNLTGTIPQNLQGLNLEWNQIAGSIPKEIGNLTILTELYFANNSLTVVAAFAIVFRRYWKKYQDSKGTNMVLVPTQERVSYYELLRATDGYSESNLLGIGSFGSVYKGILNDGRSIGVKVFNLELEGVLKSFDVECKVLKNLRHRNLVKVISGCWNQDFRALVLEYMCNGSLEKWLYSDNYFLDTLQRLNIMIDVASAVQYLHEEYSTPVIHCDLKPSNVLLDEDMVAHVSDFGIAKMLEKEESFAWTKTLATIGYIAPEYGSAGLISAKCDVYSYGIMLMEVFSRRKPNDELFAGNLNLKSWINDSLPNSILQVIDAKVLKREDENFTEKLEGLSSIMELALKCVCESPSERISMKVTLETLKKIKLKFLRVN
- the LOC113780786 gene encoding probable LRR receptor-like serine/threonine-protein kinase At3g47570 produces the protein MLTGGIPAAFKDLQNMQTLDMEDNNLNGTLENLCNLQRLAYVYLTTNQFSGSLPECFGNMTSLRDLTLGNNFLVSAIPNSFWKLKDLLQLNLSSNSLNGSLPLEVGTLKAVTSIDVSANQFSGDIPSTTGDLQNLLILNLSQNQFHGSIPESFGNMLSLQGLYLSHNNLSGFIPKSMEALRDLQELDVSYNHLSGEIPSGGHFRNFTTESFLFNDALCGDFRFHVPPCPRTNSIHRSRTKKVLLFVFVPLGIASVVVAAFAIVFRRYWKKYQDSKGTNMVLVPTQERVSYYELLRATDGYSESNVLGIGSFGSVYKGILNDGRSIAVKVFNLELEGVLKSFDVECEVLKNLRHRNLLKVISGCWNQDFRALVLEYMCNGSLEKWLYSDNYFLDTLQRLNIMIDVAIAVQYLHEEYSTPVIHCDLKPSNVLLDEDMVAHVSDFGVAKMLEKEESFAWTKTLATIGYIAPEYGSEGLISAKCDVYSYGIMLMEVFSRRKPNDEMFVGNLNLKSWINDSLPNSILQVIDAKLLKHEDENFTEKLESLSSIMELALKCVRESPSERISMEVTLETLKKIKLKFLRVN